A genomic region of Barnesiella viscericola DSM 18177 contains the following coding sequences:
- a CDS encoding outer membrane beta-barrel protein, which translates to METNRDKDWRDRWKEQLDGHSVTPPPKVWERLTDEIAPRRIVWGRRAVLWAAAACIAVLVGTFVGLQYFSTGVPSHETPLQTAQTGQPAVDRPALANELSSSNPTKPLYSQVQSPVNGRTTRTADSRVSPSATPGTISTEESIPVAESRTIVPDSDQTTGQQIANSKRETSSKQPSQATTSSHERENYTLYPRSGKSEQAASRPIRTRSRTNEGWTVGLSLGNSLITAADNRSGFGNLAPYSLIEMASIPSGEDASTASGKSTTPYQHVMLQNLNAQPTTDVKHHFPVSVGITVEKSLTPAFALETGLVYTYLASDLTAGDATYYTQKQQLHYLGIPLKLRWKFLRKRIFDLYLAGGGMVEKCLSGKLSAHYEVNDRPSLTEDETLRVDPLQWSVSAAAGITLKLAPHVNLYAEPGIVYYFDDGSHVSTIRKEKPLNINLQAGLRFDF; encoded by the coding sequence ATGGAGACGAATAGAGATAAAGATTGGAGAGACCGCTGGAAAGAACAGCTCGACGGTCATTCGGTCACGCCCCCACCTAAGGTGTGGGAACGGCTGACCGACGAGATTGCCCCCCGCCGTATCGTCTGGGGACGCCGGGCCGTACTGTGGGCTGCCGCAGCCTGCATTGCCGTGCTGGTGGGGACCTTCGTGGGGTTGCAATATTTCTCGACGGGAGTCCCCTCGCACGAGACACCCCTGCAAACGGCTCAAACCGGACAACCGGCAGTCGACCGCCCCGCTCTCGCCAACGAGCTCTCCTCATCGAACCCGACGAAACCGCTTTATTCCCAAGTCCAATCACCGGTAAACGGCCGCACGACTCGAACTGCCGATTCGCGTGTCTCCCCCTCCGCTACACCTGGGACCATATCAACCGAGGAAAGCATACCGGTAGCCGAGTCACGAACTATTGTCCCCGACTCCGACCAAACAACCGGCCAACAGATCGCCAATTCCAAGAGAGAGACCTCATCAAAGCAACCATCACAAGCAACAACCTCATCGCACGAGCGCGAAAACTACACGTTATATCCCCGCTCCGGCAAGAGCGAACAGGCAGCCAGTCGCCCCATACGCACCCGTAGCCGCACGAACGAAGGCTGGACAGTGGGTCTATCGCTGGGCAACAGCCTGATTACCGCCGCCGACAACCGCAGCGGATTCGGTAACCTCGCCCCCTACTCGCTCATCGAGATGGCCAGTATTCCTTCGGGTGAAGACGCCTCGACCGCCTCGGGCAAGAGCACCACACCCTACCAGCACGTGATGCTGCAAAACCTCAACGCCCAGCCTACGACCGACGTGAAACACCACTTTCCCGTATCGGTGGGCATTACGGTAGAGAAATCGCTCACACCGGCCTTTGCGCTCGAAACGGGATTGGTCTATACCTACCTCGCCTCCGACCTCACGGCCGGTGACGCCACCTATTACACCCAGAAACAGCAGTTGCACTACCTGGGAATACCCCTGAAACTTCGTTGGAAATTCCTGCGCAAACGCATCTTCGACCTCTATCTGGCCGGGGGTGGCATGGTCGAGAAATGCCTCTCGGGGAAACTGTCGGCCCACTACGAGGTCAACGACCGCCCGTCGCTTACCGAGGACGAGACCCTGCGTGTCGATCCGTTGCAATGGTCGGTATCGGCCGCAGCCGGTATCACCCTCAAACTGGCACCCCACGTCAATCTCTATGCCGAGCCGGGTATCGTCTACTACTTCGACGACGGCTCGCACGTATCGACCATTCGCAAGGAGAAACCCCTCAACATCAATCTGCAAGCCGGTCTGCGATTCGATTTTTAG
- a CDS encoding Na+/H+ antiporter NhaC family protein, translated as MNEKTKIPAPFIAIIPLIVLVALLALVIPTFGSDALLGGSQVSLLVATAVCVAIAMGRYNYKWSVLEEGMAKNIKKVTPAIIILLLIGAISGTWMLSGVVPTLISYGLQILTPRFFLASCCIICAIVSVITGSSWTTIATIGVALLGIGKALGFAEGWIAGAIISGAYFGDKISPLSDTTVLASSTTGTKLFTHIRYMLITTVPSMVITLIIFAVAGFSMSHTDSAQSALFAETLAQKFNLSPWLLVVPFITGVLILAKLPTIITLFISTVIAAICILIFQPHILLQIVPGDTLDFTTGFKALMTSVFGSTTLSTGQPEIDALVATRGMRGMMDTIWLIICAMCFGGVMSASQMIRSITDLFVRFVHKPKSAVCSTVASGFFFNACTADQYLSIILTGNLFKELYHNRGLESRLLSRTVEDSVTVTSVLIPWNSCGMTQATVLGVGTLTYLPYCFFNLLSPLMSILVVFTGFKIKQGLSTPISHPENPGAEAATHAA; from the coding sequence ATGAACGAAAAAACCAAAATACCTGCACCTTTCATTGCAATTATTCCCTTGATTGTTCTTGTAGCCCTGCTGGCGCTGGTAATTCCCACCTTCGGGAGCGACGCCCTTCTGGGCGGCAGCCAGGTGTCGCTGCTCGTGGCTACGGCCGTGTGCGTGGCCATTGCCATGGGTCGATACAACTACAAGTGGAGCGTACTGGAAGAGGGCATGGCCAAAAATATCAAAAAGGTGACCCCGGCCATCATCATCTTGCTGCTCATCGGAGCCATCTCGGGCACTTGGATGCTCAGCGGGGTCGTCCCCACCCTTATCTCCTACGGATTGCAGATTCTCACTCCCCGGTTCTTCCTCGCATCGTGTTGCATCATCTGTGCCATCGTCTCGGTAATCACCGGCAGCTCCTGGACTACTATCGCCACCATCGGGGTGGCCCTGCTGGGCATAGGAAAAGCTCTGGGGTTTGCCGAAGGGTGGATTGCCGGAGCCATCATCTCGGGAGCCTATTTCGGCGACAAGATCTCGCCGCTATCCGATACCACGGTACTCGCCTCGTCGACCACGGGGACCAAACTCTTCACCCACATACGCTACATGCTGATTACTACCGTACCGTCGATGGTCATCACCCTCATCATCTTTGCCGTAGCCGGATTTTCCATGAGCCATACCGACAGCGCCCAAAGTGCACTCTTTGCCGAGACGCTGGCTCAAAAGTTCAACCTGTCGCCCTGGCTGTTGGTGGTACCCTTCATCACCGGGGTACTCATACTGGCCAAGCTCCCTACGATTATCACGCTCTTCATTTCGACGGTCATCGCCGCCATCTGCATCTTGATTTTTCAGCCTCACATTCTGCTGCAAATCGTCCCGGGCGATACACTCGACTTTACCACCGGCTTCAAGGCCCTGATGACCTCGGTATTCGGGAGCACCACGCTATCGACGGGACAACCCGAAATCGATGCGCTGGTGGCCACGCGGGGTATGCGGGGCATGATGGATACCATCTGGCTCATCATCTGCGCTATGTGTTTCGGCGGAGTGATGTCGGCCAGCCAGATGATTCGCAGCATTACCGACCTCTTCGTGCGGTTTGTCCACAAACCCAAAAGTGCCGTCTGCTCGACTGTCGCATCGGGTTTCTTCTTCAACGCCTGTACTGCCGACCAATACCTGTCGATTATTCTCACCGGCAACCTGTTTAAGGAACTGTATCACAACCGCGGGCTCGAAAGCCGACTGCTCAGCCGCACCGTAGAAGACTCGGTGACCGTCACCTCGGTGCTCATACCGTGGAACTCCTGCGGCATGACCCAAGCAACCGTGCTGGGTGTAGGTACACTCACCTACCTGCCCTATTGCTTCTTCAATCTGCTGAGTCCCCTCATGTCGATTCTCGTCGTATTCACCGGCTTCAAAATCAAGCAGGGACTTTCAACCCCCATCTCCCACCCGGAGAATCCGGGAGCCGAGGCTGCTACACATGCGGCATGA
- a CDS encoding putative signal transducing protein, producing MEKEIVLYRTFDSAVEANIVKDVLETNGVPCFLSNEIFSSVLPLTNSAVGAIRLNVFAEDVEKADTILSTTTLPDTQE from the coding sequence ATGGAAAAAGAGATTGTATTGTATCGTACATTCGACTCGGCAGTCGAAGCGAATATCGTGAAAGATGTTTTGGAGACGAATGGGGTGCCCTGTTTTCTGTCGAACGAGATTTTTTCAAGTGTCCTGCCTTTGACCAATTCGGCCGTAGGGGCAATTCGGCTGAATGTCTTTGCCGAAGATGTGGAGAAGGCCGATACCATTCTCAGCACCACGACACTCCCCGATACCCAGGAGTAG
- a CDS encoding tRNA dihydrouridine synthase encodes MALPIYFAPLQGYTDAVYRCAHASLFGGVTAYYTPFVRIEKGDFRRKDLRDIEPTHNAGVPTVPQVIASQPDELCRLVDKVAEYGYRRIDINLGCPFPILVRRHKGSGLLPYPDEVERLLRALEGYDGFTFSVKMRLGWESPDESLRLLPLLESAPVRQITLHARLGKQQYKGEPDREAFARFYEVCHLPLVYNGDLTTVADMAAMEQRFPRLSGLMLGRGLLATPWLAEAYANNGALPPDRYERVARLHEQVWNYYAEVSQGAHQLLARMASFWEYLLPDVDKRLRKRVLKAHSVEAYTEAVQALWLSIREYR; translated from the coding sequence ATGGCGTTACCTATCTATTTTGCTCCGTTACAGGGCTACACCGATGCTGTTTACCGATGTGCCCACGCCTCGCTCTTTGGTGGGGTGACGGCCTATTATACACCTTTTGTCCGAATCGAGAAGGGAGACTTTCGGCGGAAAGACTTGCGCGACATCGAGCCGACTCATAATGCCGGGGTACCGACCGTGCCTCAGGTGATTGCCTCGCAACCCGACGAACTGTGCCGATTGGTCGACAAGGTGGCCGAGTATGGATACCGTCGCATCGACATCAACCTGGGTTGCCCGTTTCCTATACTGGTTCGTCGCCATAAAGGCTCGGGCCTGTTGCCTTATCCCGACGAGGTGGAGCGGCTGTTGCGTGCGCTCGAAGGGTATGACGGTTTTACCTTCTCGGTGAAGATGCGGCTGGGGTGGGAGAGTCCCGACGAGTCGTTGCGGCTGTTGCCGCTTCTCGAAAGTGCGCCTGTGCGGCAGATTACGTTGCATGCCCGGTTGGGAAAACAGCAGTACAAGGGTGAGCCCGACCGGGAAGCCTTTGCCCGCTTTTATGAGGTTTGCCATCTGCCTCTTGTCTATAACGGCGACCTCACGACGGTGGCCGATATGGCGGCGATGGAGCAGCGATTCCCCCGATTGTCCGGATTGATGTTGGGGCGGGGATTATTGGCCACACCCTGGCTGGCCGAGGCCTATGCCAATAATGGCGCCCTTCCGCCTGATCGGTACGAACGGGTGGCTCGGTTGCATGAACAGGTATGGAATTACTATGCCGAGGTCTCTCAGGGAGCGCATCAGCTGCTTGCCCGCATGGCTTCGTTTTGGGAATACCTGTTGCCCGATGTCGACAAGCGCTTGCGGAAACGGGTGTTGAAAGCTCATTCGGTTGAGGCATACACCGAGGCCGTGCAGGCTCTGTGGCTCTCGATACGGGAGTATCGATAG
- a CDS encoding LamG-like jellyroll fold domain-containing protein — protein sequence MKRNLFLFSGILALSLSAQAQELKDGYMKWPDSQKLGEYVSQWTPGTPLFEDENFYISRVKPKARFRNASTQINENLTEETDKKLVFWVPVGTASDGNTNARPNGKFDSEVFSMWSYVTHYGNWTSPQGWVPGGFADVAHKNGVGVSGVASIPWGGLGKDWENSLNNMSKTADIRTKVAEFLHYHGVDGLGYNSEFSTSNTTMVANVRSLNEEVHKYLTEKGNPVAENFWYDGTNDNGQCTFDQGLGDHNNETFGDGEHIRTSLFLNYNWWRSALGTFNTSTVASKAPGRDLLDLYAGFNMQGGDPSTWTTLKDYNISIGLWGAHDFNMLWADRANYGSTDMSKQLGYQNVIEQFFSNGKRNPIDKIEVFNRGNHHPNEGWFGMSAFMTARSSLSWDLTTEPFITYFNLGNGQFFNWMGERQNNNEWYNIGVQDYLPTWRFWFASEFLGKTKDKVVANGLDAKFTFDDAYVGGSCLRIFGSASNEYLHLFKTRFALASGDKITIRYKLIRGQADINLALSAEGAENTVLNESRFSVLTTANSVVDDEMWVEKTFTVLGPLASMANQNIAMVALHFANAENLELYLGEFSITRNEMTTPAAPRITVAKVLASHYKGVDAKVIFEMDNTKPAGEPVYNLDVNASMFKLYAQQENEEPIFMGITTSWAGMYYSIPTNLQGSDRIRLGVAAVSVDMKSDSEITWSEYMDMGEYTTTDEIQINKTTIKPNESFEISYVDPRHAPADWKLLNSDGETVKQAANTTVFSVEEGIEEIGGYDLQVTCNGQTATYGYYVQITSEAVGALPEIYTLTVDGNTTENAEVAIDANQSLTLGYTGRKANGASSRGIEINDSWIGGKLNDAGIVARKSFSVSAWVRFTTLPESSAFFSIENRAGGWPVNNWGWMWSNISSEGKISVYTIRGDGAASPVALNYTFPNTTVSPNAWNHVVLTFEYNEQGQFRSLFYLNGILQKSTWTYGSSASGTTEEWVPKADYNVSASDWFCFAGGRGEQPVTNNGIVDDLLIWDGGMTQDEVNQVKAGLDASNLPSKVIAYWDFETDANEQNYFLSKGSKADVEACSFKLVASTAQGSGIQTPQRPLYISGCPFIAGTAFQVETLPTWTAKRGELTESTGTDVEGSTKLSYSTAGDYTVTLTLENTLGSDTKTYPVFKVSGGDGVADEVMGDMRTYTVDGVLFVEFAEEGTYQVDVYNVSGMLVAEKEAAVAAGQNMSITLGAKDVYVVKVMKEGKVVRAIKVLNR from the coding sequence ATGAAAAGAAATCTATTTTTATTTTCCGGGATTTTGGCATTGTCGCTTTCAGCCCAAGCACAAGAGTTGAAAGATGGTTACATGAAGTGGCCCGATAGCCAGAAACTGGGTGAGTATGTTTCCCAGTGGACACCGGGAACACCTTTGTTTGAAGACGAGAATTTCTATATCTCGCGTGTGAAACCTAAGGCACGTTTTCGTAATGCCAGTACGCAGATTAACGAAAACCTGACCGAAGAAACCGATAAGAAACTGGTCTTCTGGGTACCCGTAGGTACTGCGTCTGACGGTAACACCAATGCGCGTCCTAACGGTAAGTTCGATTCCGAAGTATTCAGTATGTGGTCGTACGTTACACACTATGGCAACTGGACCTCGCCGCAAGGTTGGGTACCCGGTGGCTTTGCCGATGTTGCACACAAGAATGGTGTAGGTGTATCGGGTGTTGCCTCGATTCCTTGGGGCGGTTTGGGCAAGGACTGGGAAAATTCATTGAACAACATGTCTAAAACCGCAGATATTCGTACGAAAGTAGCCGAATTCCTTCACTATCATGGTGTAGACGGTTTGGGATATAACTCGGAGTTCTCCACTTCGAATACGACAATGGTGGCCAATGTACGTTCGTTGAACGAAGAGGTTCACAAATATTTGACCGAAAAAGGTAATCCTGTAGCCGAGAATTTCTGGTACGACGGTACGAATGACAATGGACAATGTACTTTTGACCAAGGTCTTGGAGATCATAACAATGAAACTTTTGGTGATGGAGAACATATCCGCACCTCGTTGTTCTTGAATTACAACTGGTGGAGAAGTGCCTTAGGTACTTTTAATACGAGTACTGTTGCCAGCAAGGCTCCCGGTCGTGATTTGCTCGACTTGTATGCCGGTTTCAACATGCAGGGTGGTGACCCTTCGACCTGGACGACGCTTAAAGATTATAACATCTCTATTGGTCTGTGGGGTGCTCACGATTTCAACATGTTGTGGGCCGACCGCGCCAACTATGGTAGTACCGATATGTCGAAACAGTTGGGCTATCAAAATGTGATCGAGCAATTCTTCTCGAATGGTAAACGCAACCCGATTGACAAGATTGAGGTATTCAATCGTGGTAACCACCACCCCAACGAAGGTTGGTTCGGTATGTCGGCCTTCATGACGGCTCGTAGCTCACTCAGCTGGGATTTGACCACCGAGCCGTTCATTACCTATTTCAACCTGGGTAACGGTCAGTTCTTCAACTGGATGGGCGAACGTCAAAACAACAATGAGTGGTACAACATTGGTGTACAAGACTACCTACCTACCTGGCGTTTCTGGTTCGCTTCCGAGTTCTTGGGCAAAACGAAGGACAAGGTAGTAGCCAATGGTTTGGACGCCAAGTTTACCTTCGACGATGCTTACGTAGGCGGTTCGTGCTTGCGCATCTTCGGTTCGGCATCCAACGAGTATCTGCACCTGTTCAAGACCCGATTCGCTTTGGCTTCGGGTGATAAGATTACAATCCGTTACAAATTGATTCGTGGTCAAGCCGACATTAATTTGGCGCTTTCGGCCGAGGGTGCTGAAAATACGGTTTTGAACGAATCTCGTTTCAGCGTATTGACTACCGCCAATAGCGTGGTCGACGATGAGATGTGGGTAGAGAAGACCTTTACGGTACTAGGTCCTTTGGCTTCGATGGCCAACCAGAATATTGCCATGGTTGCTCTCCACTTTGCAAATGCCGAGAACCTGGAACTCTACCTGGGTGAATTCTCGATTACGCGTAACGAAATGACTACTCCTGCCGCTCCCCGTATCACGGTAGCCAAAGTATTGGCTTCGCACTACAAGGGTGTTGATGCCAAGGTTATTTTCGAGATGGATAATACCAAACCTGCTGGTGAGCCGGTTTACAACCTCGATGTAAATGCTTCGATGTTCAAACTCTATGCTCAACAGGAGAATGAAGAGCCTATCTTTATGGGTATCACCACTTCGTGGGCCGGTATGTACTATTCGATTCCTACCAATTTGCAAGGATCTGATCGTATCCGCTTGGGTGTTGCAGCCGTTTCGGTCGACATGAAGAGCGATTCTGAGATTACTTGGAGCGAATATATGGATATGGGTGAGTACACGACTACCGACGAAATTCAAATCAATAAGACGACAATCAAACCGAACGAGAGCTTCGAGATTTCTTACGTCGATCCTCGTCACGCTCCTGCCGACTGGAAATTGCTCAACAGCGACGGTGAGACTGTAAAACAAGCTGCCAACACAACGGTATTCTCGGTAGAAGAGGGTATTGAAGAGATTGGTGGTTATGACCTGCAAGTAACCTGCAACGGTCAAACTGCTACGTATGGCTATTATGTACAGATTACAAGCGAGGCCGTAGGTGCTCTGCCCGAAATCTATACCCTGACTGTCGATGGTAATACGACCGAAAATGCCGAGGTTGCAATTGATGCTAATCAATCGCTCACGCTGGGTTATACCGGTAGAAAAGCCAACGGTGCCTCGTCGCGTGGTATCGAAATTAACGACAGTTGGATTGGCGGTAAACTGAATGACGCAGGTATCGTTGCCCGTAAGTCCTTCTCGGTATCGGCTTGGGTTCGCTTTACTACTTTGCCTGAGTCGTCGGCTTTCTTCAGCATCGAAAACCGCGCCGGTGGATGGCCGGTAAACAACTGGGGCTGGATGTGGTCGAATATTTCCAGCGAGGGTAAGATCAGCGTTTATACGATTCGTGGCGATGGTGCCGCTTCTCCGGTCGCTTTGAACTATACTTTCCCCAATACGACTGTATCGCCCAATGCCTGGAACCATGTGGTTCTGACTTTTGAGTATAACGAGCAAGGTCAATTCCGCTCGCTCTTCTATCTGAACGGTATTCTGCAAAAGTCTACTTGGACTTATGGTTCTTCGGCAAGTGGAACAACCGAGGAGTGGGTTCCCAAGGCTGATTACAATGTTTCGGCTTCCGACTGGTTCTGCTTCGCCGGTGGTCGTGGTGAACAACCTGTTACCAACAACGGTATCGTTGATGACCTGTTGATTTGGGACGGTGGCATGACGCAAGATGAGGTTAACCAAGTGAAAGCTGGTCTCGATGCTTCTAACTTGCCTAGCAAGGTAATCGCTTACTGGGATTTTGAAACTGATGCCAACGAACAAAATTATTTCTTGTCGAAAGGTTCGAAAGCGGACGTAGAAGCCTGCTCGTTCAAACTGGTAGCTTCGACGGCTCAAGGTTCGGGTATTCAAACTCCTCAAAGACCGCTCTACATCTCGGGTTGTCCGTTTATCGCCGGAACTGCTTTCCAGGTAGAAACTCTCCCGACGTGGACTGCTAAACGTGGTGAACTTACCGAATCGACCGGTACCGATGTCGAAGGTTCTACGAAACTCTCTTACAGCACGGCTGGTGATTATACCGTTACCTTGACGCTTGAGAATACGCTCGGATCGGATACGAAGACCTATCCTGTATTCAAAGTTAGTGGTGGCGATGGCGTTGCCGACGAGGTTATGGGAGACATGCGCACCTATACCGTTGACGGTGTTCTCTTCGTAGAATTTGCCGAAGAGGGTACTTACCAAGTTGACGTTTACAATGTATCGGGTATGCTCGTTGCTGAGAAAGAGGCTGCTGTTGCCGCTGGTCAGAACATGAGCATTACGCTCGGTGCCAAGGACGTTTACGTAGTGAAAGTCATGAAAGAAGGCAAAGTTGTTCGCGCTATCAAAGTGTTGAACCGCTAA
- a CDS encoding Ig-like domain-containing protein: MKRYSIILFLAVFFGVTIFSACEEEATLDGATEVYITLNPTDISLRIGDTVKISAKVTNVSGKIINTPISWSLADETVAKLLGDSAIVAVNGGQEKRTTLKATLENGKYAITTVSVLRNLPEGVTCVANDSTMPEMTSKQSYNIPHDSVMFAVSPKTLLYDYEPQVKLEGVTAYDPLTTINYEKGIVTVHFTSPRESGEGKITVSLGESSTAQSGSCTITIAPQIFATFYGEYYANMPYLATRPGKEILPMYFAYTYEKEMDINTSDTIRIAMNVQSGLKEDIENAYGAYRWEIASGSSVVITSRTNEYVENEGFDAVLSVRAGVDEGDTEIHCITPDTVFVATFQVKDFKVRYPVDEITVDPETVSMPVGGTVRLTTGVIPATSYAYHKPVVTAADPTKVSVGSYDGNVITLRGLAMGETELILTANGKEKRVPVTITEGINSVLWVSGNARTIFAGQTVQWGVDARTSSGGENPYEVTWHSSNPDAVKAEQTGSDNKHGTITGLAVGSSNVTAEVAGVMSDPAPVEVIALPNNFTLTAENTQKGLSSVYADGSALNDLSVYFALVKGAAYKSITITLPGVYTGTPSGTYPVPRGTILNIDGAEAEVTSGSVTVTTTGSEAIVSFSISSSVGGQVFSMKAEDVPVLVF; encoded by the coding sequence ATGAAACGATATAGCATTATATTATTTTTGGCTGTCTTCTTTGGCGTTACCATTTTCTCTGCCTGTGAAGAAGAAGCTACGCTCGATGGTGCGACCGAGGTGTATATCACTCTCAACCCCACGGACATATCGTTGAGAATCGGCGATACGGTGAAAATTTCGGCCAAGGTTACCAATGTGAGCGGAAAAATCATCAATACACCTATCTCATGGTCGCTTGCCGACGAAACTGTTGCCAAGTTGCTGGGCGATAGCGCCATTGTGGCTGTTAATGGAGGACAGGAAAAAAGGACAACTCTTAAAGCCACGTTGGAAAATGGCAAGTATGCCATTACTACGGTCTCTGTGTTGCGCAACCTGCCCGAAGGGGTAACCTGTGTCGCTAACGACAGCACGATGCCCGAGATGACCTCTAAGCAAAGTTACAATATCCCTCACGACTCGGTTATGTTTGCCGTGTCGCCCAAGACATTGCTTTATGATTATGAACCTCAGGTGAAACTCGAAGGGGTTACGGCCTATGATCCGTTGACCACTATCAATTACGAGAAGGGTATCGTAACTGTTCACTTTACTTCGCCTCGTGAGTCGGGAGAAGGGAAAATAACTGTTTCTTTGGGTGAGTCCTCAACGGCGCAGTCGGGTTCATGTACCATTACGATAGCTCCTCAGATATTTGCCACCTTCTATGGAGAGTATTATGCCAATATGCCTTATTTGGCGACTCGTCCCGGTAAGGAAATCCTTCCGATGTATTTTGCCTATACTTATGAGAAAGAGATGGATATAAATACTTCTGACACGATTCGCATCGCCATGAACGTACAGTCGGGTTTGAAGGAAGATATCGAGAATGCCTACGGTGCTTACCGTTGGGAAATTGCTTCGGGCAGCTCGGTTGTTATTACCAGCCGGACCAATGAATATGTGGAGAACGAAGGTTTCGATGCCGTGCTTTCGGTGCGTGCCGGAGTAGACGAGGGCGATACCGAGATTCACTGTATAACTCCCGATACGGTATTCGTAGCCACCTTCCAGGTGAAAGATTTCAAAGTTCGTTATCCGGTTGACGAAATTACTGTCGATCCGGAGACCGTCTCCATGCCTGTGGGTGGTACCGTACGGTTAACGACAGGTGTAATACCGGCAACTTCTTATGCTTATCACAAACCGGTGGTTACGGCTGCCGATCCCACGAAGGTTTCGGTTGGGTCGTATGATGGTAATGTGATTACATTGCGTGGTCTGGCTATGGGCGAAACCGAGTTGATCTTGACTGCCAACGGTAAAGAAAAACGAGTTCCGGTAACGATTACCGAGGGTATTAACTCGGTACTGTGGGTATCGGGTAATGCCCGTACGATTTTTGCCGGGCAAACGGTACAATGGGGTGTCGATGCGAGAACCTCTTCGGGTGGTGAAAACCCCTATGAGGTAACCTGGCACTCGTCGAATCCCGATGCGGTTAAAGCTGAACAGACGGGCAGCGATAACAAGCATGGTACGATTACGGGTCTTGCCGTAGGATCGTCCAATGTGACGGCCGAGGTTGCCGGAGTAATGTCCGATCCCGCACCTGTGGAGGTTATTGCTCTCCCGAATAATTTCACGCTGACTGCTGAAAATACCCAGAAAGGCTTATCGTCGGTATATGCTGATGGTAGCGCTCTCAACGATCTCAGTGTATATTTCGCTCTTGTAAAAGGGGCTGCTTATAAATCGATTACGATTACCCTCCCGGGTGTATATACAGGCACTCCAAGTGGAACCTATCCTGTTCCCCGCGGTACAATCCTCAATATAGATGGTGCCGAGGCCGAGGTAACATCGGGTAGCGTCACGGTTACTACGACGGGATCAGAAGCTATTGTTTCGTTCTCCATCTCGAGTAGTGTAGGTGGTCAAGTCTTCTCGATGAAGGCAGAAGATGTACCGGTATTGGTATTCTAA